Proteins from one Enterobacter bugandensis genomic window:
- the moeA gene encoding molybdopterin molybdotransferase MoeA has product MDFTAGLMPLETALSQMLDRISPLHDVETLPLMRCFGRIAARDIVSPMNVPGFDNSAMDGYAVRLADLQTGNALPVAGKAFAGQPFSGEWPAGTCVRIMTGAPVPQGCDAVVMQEETEQTDDGVRFTANVKAGQNIRRTGEDITLGATVFAAGQKLTVGELPVLASLGIAEVDVVRKVRVAVFSTGDELQLPGQPLQDGQIYDTNRLAVHLMLEQLGCEVINLGIIPDDPEKLRAAFIEADKSADVVISSGGVSVGEADYTKTLLEELGEIAFWKLAIKPGKPFAFGKLPHSWFCGLPGNPVSAALTFYQLAIPLLAKLSGNKASPLPERLRVRAATRLKKSPGRLDFQRGILVRGADGELEVSTTGHQGSHIFSSFSLGNCFIVLERERGNVEAGEWVEVERFNHLFGG; this is encoded by the coding sequence ATGGATTTTACCGCCGGACTGATGCCGCTTGAGACGGCACTCTCGCAGATGCTTGACCGTATTTCTCCGCTGCATGACGTTGAGACGCTGCCGCTTATGCGCTGTTTTGGTCGTATTGCCGCGCGCGATATCGTCTCGCCGATGAACGTGCCGGGGTTCGATAACTCCGCGATGGACGGTTACGCGGTGCGCCTGGCGGATCTCCAGACGGGTAACGCCCTGCCGGTGGCGGGTAAAGCCTTTGCGGGCCAGCCGTTTAGCGGCGAATGGCCTGCTGGCACCTGCGTGCGCATCATGACCGGCGCGCCGGTTCCGCAGGGCTGCGACGCCGTGGTGATGCAGGAAGAGACCGAGCAGACCGACGACGGCGTGCGTTTTACCGCGAACGTTAAAGCGGGCCAGAACATCCGCCGCACGGGCGAAGACATCACCCTCGGCGCGACCGTTTTTGCCGCCGGGCAGAAATTGACGGTAGGTGAACTACCGGTGCTGGCGTCGCTCGGCATCGCCGAAGTTGACGTTGTCCGCAAGGTGCGCGTGGCGGTCTTCTCCACCGGCGACGAGCTGCAGCTTCCGGGCCAGCCGCTGCAGGACGGCCAGATTTATGACACCAACCGCCTGGCGGTACACCTGATGCTGGAACAGCTGGGCTGCGAGGTGATTAACCTCGGCATCATTCCAGACGACCCGGAAAAACTGCGCGCGGCGTTTATCGAGGCGGACAAATCCGCCGACGTGGTCATCAGCTCCGGCGGCGTCTCCGTGGGCGAAGCGGATTACACCAAAACCCTGCTTGAAGAGCTGGGAGAAATCGCCTTCTGGAAGCTGGCGATTAAGCCGGGCAAACCGTTCGCGTTTGGCAAGCTTCCGCACAGCTGGTTCTGCGGCCTGCCGGGTAACCCGGTCTCTGCGGCACTCACCTTCTACCAGCTGGCGATCCCGCTGCTGGCGAAGCTTTCCGGCAACAAAGCCAGCCCGCTGCCGGAACGCCTGCGCGTGCGTGCCGCTACGCGCCTGAAAAAATCGCCGGGTCGTCTCGATTTCCAGCGCGGCATTCTGGTCCGCGGCGCGGACGGTGAGCTCGAAGTGAGCACCACCGGACATCAGGGCTCGCACATTTTCAGCTCCTTCAGTCTGGGTAACTGCTTCATCGTGCTGGAGCGCGAGCGCGGCAACGTGGAAGCCGGCGAATGGGTTGAGGTTGAGCGCTTTAACCACCTGTTCGGAGGCTGA
- the moeB gene encoding molybdopterin-synthase adenylyltransferase MoeB, with protein sequence MTVELSDQEMMRYNRQIVLRGFDFEGQEALKAANVLVVGLGGLGCAAAQYLAAAGVGRMTLLDFDTVSVSNLQRQTLHSDATVGQPKVDSARTALARINPNVQFTLIDAMLDDDALFAQIAQHDLVLDCTDNVAVRNQLNAGCFAHKIPLVSGAAIRMEGQISVFTYADGEPCYRCLSRLFGENALTCVEAGVMAPLVGVIGSLQAMEAIKVLAHYGTPAAGKIVMYDAMTCQFREMKLMRNPGCEVCGG encoded by the coding sequence ATGACGGTGGAGCTGAGCGACCAGGAGATGATGCGCTACAACCGCCAGATCGTGCTGCGCGGGTTTGACTTTGAGGGCCAGGAAGCGCTTAAGGCAGCCAATGTGCTGGTCGTCGGTCTCGGCGGGCTGGGCTGCGCCGCCGCGCAGTATCTTGCGGCGGCGGGCGTGGGCAGGATGACGCTGTTGGATTTCGATACCGTCTCGGTGTCCAACCTGCAGCGCCAGACGCTGCACAGCGACGCGACGGTTGGCCAGCCGAAAGTGGACTCTGCCCGCACGGCGCTGGCGCGCATCAACCCCAACGTTCAGTTCACCCTGATTGACGCGATGCTGGATGACGACGCGCTGTTCGCGCAGATTGCGCAGCACGATCTGGTGCTCGACTGCACCGATAACGTCGCCGTCCGTAACCAGCTGAACGCGGGCTGTTTTGCCCACAAAATCCCGCTGGTCTCCGGCGCGGCGATCCGCATGGAGGGGCAAATCAGCGTCTTCACGTACGCGGATGGTGAACCCTGCTACCGCTGCCTGAGCCGTCTGTTTGGCGAGAATGCGCTGACCTGCGTCGAGGCGGGCGTGATGGCGCCACTCGTCGGCGTGATTGGCTCATTGCAGGCAATGGAAGCGATCAAAGTGCTGGCGCACTACGGCACGCCCGCAGCGGGGAAAATCGTGATGTATGACGCGATGACCTGTCAGTTCCGCGAGATGAAGCTGATGCGCAATCCGGGGTGTGAGGTTTGCGGAGGTTAA
- the iaaA gene encoding beta-aspartyl-peptidase has protein sequence MVNAVIAIHGGAGAITRAQLSPEQEKRYIDALYAIVETGQKMLEAGESALDVVTEAVRLLEECPLFNAGIGSVFTRDETHELDACVMDGVTLKAGAVAGVSHLRNPVLAARLVMEESPHVLLAGAGAEKFAFEHGMEPVSPDLFSTEERYQQLLEARTAGITQLDHTAPLDETTKMGTVGAVALDKAGNLAAATSTGGMTNKLPGRVGDSPLPGAGCYANNATAAVSCTGTGEVFIRALAAYDITALMDYGGLSLSEACERVVMEKLPALGGVGGLIAVDREGNVALPFNSEGMYRAWGYAGDEPSTGIYRE, from the coding sequence ATGGTTAATGCGGTAATCGCAATTCATGGCGGCGCAGGGGCAATCACCCGTGCACAGCTCAGTCCCGAGCAGGAAAAGCGCTACATTGACGCACTGTACGCCATTGTGGAAACGGGCCAGAAAATGCTGGAAGCGGGCGAGAGCGCGCTGGATGTGGTCACCGAGGCGGTGCGCCTGCTGGAAGAGTGTCCGCTCTTTAATGCCGGAATAGGTTCGGTCTTTACCCGGGATGAAACCCACGAGCTGGACGCCTGCGTGATGGACGGCGTCACCCTGAAGGCGGGCGCCGTGGCGGGCGTGAGCCATCTGCGAAATCCGGTGCTGGCGGCGCGTCTGGTTATGGAGGAGAGCCCGCACGTTCTGCTGGCGGGCGCTGGGGCGGAAAAATTTGCCTTTGAGCACGGAATGGAACCGGTATCGCCGGATCTGTTTTCCACGGAAGAACGCTATCAGCAGCTGCTGGAAGCCCGTACGGCGGGTATAACGCAGCTTGACCATACTGCGCCGCTGGATGAAACCACCAAAATGGGCACGGTCGGCGCGGTGGCGCTCGATAAAGCCGGTAACCTCGCGGCGGCGACGTCAACGGGCGGCATGACCAACAAGCTGCCGGGACGCGTCGGCGACAGCCCGCTGCCCGGCGCGGGCTGCTATGCCAATAACGCCACGGCGGCGGTGTCGTGTACCGGCACCGGGGAAGTGTTTATTCGCGCCCTCGCGGCCTACGACATCACCGCGCTGATGGATTACGGCGGTTTAAGCCTGAGCGAGGCTTGCGAGCGCGTGGTGATGGAAAAATTACCTGCCCTGGGCGGCGTCGGCGGGCTGATTGCGGTCGATCGTGAGGGCAACGTGGCCCTGCCGTTCAACAGCGAAGGCATGTACCGCGCCTGGGGTTATGCCGGTGATGAGCCGAGTACGGGCATCTATCGTGAATAA
- the fsa gene encoding fructose-6-phosphate aldolase, which yields MELYLDTSDVAAVKKLARIFPLAGVTTNPSIVAAGKTPLDELLPALHDALGGKGRLFAQVMATTAEGMVEDARKLRAIINDLVVKVPVSAEGLAAIKMLKAEGIPTLGTAVYGAAQGMLSALAGAEYVAPYVNRVDAQGGDGIQTVIELQQLLALHAPQSKVLAASFKTPRQALDCLLAGCESITLPLDVAQQFITSPAVDAAIVKFEQDWQGAFGRTSI from the coding sequence ATGGAACTTTATCTCGACACATCTGACGTTGCGGCAGTCAAAAAGCTGGCGCGTATCTTCCCGCTGGCGGGCGTGACCACCAACCCAAGCATCGTTGCTGCCGGTAAAACGCCGCTCGACGAGCTGCTGCCCGCGCTGCACGACGCGCTGGGCGGCAAGGGGCGTCTCTTCGCGCAGGTGATGGCAACCACCGCCGAAGGGATGGTGGAAGACGCGCGCAAGCTGCGCGCTATCATTAACGACCTGGTGGTGAAGGTGCCGGTGAGCGCAGAAGGGCTGGCGGCGATTAAGATGCTGAAAGCGGAAGGGATCCCGACGCTGGGCACGGCGGTGTACGGCGCCGCGCAGGGGATGCTGTCCGCCCTGGCCGGAGCAGAGTATGTGGCCCCTTACGTTAACCGCGTGGACGCGCAGGGCGGGGACGGGATCCAGACCGTGATTGAACTGCAGCAGCTGTTGGCGCTGCACGCGCCGCAGTCAAAGGTGCTGGCCGCGAGCTTTAAAACCCCGCGTCAGGCGCTGGACTGCCTGCTGGCAGGGTGCGAGTCCATCACGCTGCCGCTGGACGTCGCGCAGCAGTTTATTACTTCCCCTGCGGTGGATGCGGCGATAGTGAAGTTTGAGCAGGACTGGCAGGGAGCGTTTGGACGGACGTCTATCTGA
- the gsiA gene encoding glutathione ABC transporter ATP-binding protein GsiA, whose amino-acid sequence MPHTEELDNREVLAVHQLNIAFQEERQFIPAVQNLSFSLRRGETLAIVGESGSGKSVTALALMRLLEQTGGQISSEKMLLRRRNRQVIDLNELSGAQMQGVRGADIAMIFQEPMTSLNPVFPVGEQIAESIRLHQGLSGDEALKEARRMLELVRIPEAQAILGRYPHQLSGGMRQRVMIAMALSCRPAVLIADEPTTALDVTIQAQILQLIKVLQQEMEMGVIFITHDMGVVADIADRVLVMHKGNAVETGAVEQIFHAPEHPYTKALLAAVPRLGAMNGSDLPRRFPLISLEATEPQEDEGEQDTVVSGKPILEVRNLVTRFPLRSGIFNRLKREVHAVENVSFDLWPGETLALVGESGCGKSTTGRALLRLVETQEGTITFNGERIDTLPDNKLQAIRRDIQFIFQDPYASLDPRHTVGYSIMEPLRVHNLLDGEAAQRRVAWLLERVGLKPEHAWRYPHEFSGGQRQRICIARALALNPKVVIADESVSALDVSIRAQIINLLLDLQRDMGIAFLFISHDMAVVERISHRVAVMFMGQIVEIGPRRAVFENPQHPYTRKLIAAVPVADPAHRHGQRVLLQDEMPSNIRKRGEAVERVTLREVGPGHFVAPPRQDNAFSRL is encoded by the coding sequence GTGCCGCACACTGAAGAACTGGACAACCGCGAGGTGCTGGCTGTCCATCAGCTGAATATTGCGTTTCAGGAAGAGCGGCAGTTCATCCCCGCAGTACAGAATTTATCGTTCTCGCTCAGGCGCGGCGAGACGCTGGCGATTGTTGGCGAATCCGGCTCCGGGAAATCGGTCACCGCGCTGGCGCTGATGCGCCTGCTGGAACAGACGGGCGGGCAAATCAGCAGCGAGAAAATGCTCCTGCGCCGCCGTAACCGTCAGGTCATCGATTTAAACGAGCTAAGCGGCGCGCAGATGCAGGGCGTGCGCGGGGCGGATATCGCGATGATCTTCCAGGAGCCGATGACCTCCCTGAACCCGGTGTTCCCGGTCGGGGAACAAATTGCCGAGTCCATCCGGCTGCATCAGGGGCTGAGCGGCGATGAGGCGCTCAAAGAGGCCCGACGCATGCTGGAGCTGGTGCGCATTCCGGAGGCGCAGGCCATTCTGGGGCGCTACCCGCATCAGCTTTCCGGCGGCATGCGCCAGCGGGTGATGATTGCCATGGCGCTCTCCTGCCGTCCGGCGGTGCTGATCGCCGATGAGCCGACGACGGCGCTGGACGTGACGATTCAGGCGCAGATCCTGCAGCTCATCAAAGTGCTGCAGCAGGAGATGGAGATGGGGGTGATTTTCATCACCCACGATATGGGCGTAGTGGCTGACATCGCCGATCGGGTGCTGGTGATGCACAAGGGCAATGCTGTGGAAACCGGGGCGGTCGAGCAGATTTTCCATGCCCCCGAGCATCCTTACACCAAAGCGCTGCTGGCGGCGGTGCCGCGGCTTGGAGCGATGAACGGCAGCGATTTGCCGCGTCGTTTTCCGCTGATTTCCCTGGAGGCGACAGAGCCGCAGGAGGATGAAGGCGAGCAGGACACCGTGGTGTCGGGCAAACCGATACTCGAAGTGCGCAATCTGGTGACCCGCTTTCCGCTGCGCAGCGGAATTTTCAACCGCCTGAAGCGCGAAGTGCATGCGGTGGAAAACGTCAGTTTTGATCTCTGGCCGGGTGAAACGCTGGCGCTGGTAGGAGAGTCCGGCTGCGGGAAATCCACCACCGGGCGGGCGCTGCTCAGGCTTGTGGAGACCCAGGAGGGGACGATAACCTTTAACGGTGAACGAATCGACACTCTGCCAGATAATAAATTACAGGCGATACGGCGAGATATTCAGTTTATCTTCCAGGATCCGTATGCCTCTCTCGACCCGCGCCATACGGTAGGGTACTCAATTATGGAGCCGCTGCGGGTGCATAACCTGCTCGACGGCGAGGCGGCGCAGCGTCGTGTGGCCTGGCTGCTGGAGCGCGTTGGCCTGAAGCCGGAACATGCCTGGCGTTATCCGCACGAGTTTTCCGGCGGGCAGCGGCAGCGTATCTGCATCGCCCGCGCGCTGGCGCTGAACCCGAAGGTGGTGATTGCGGATGAGTCCGTCTCGGCGCTGGATGTCTCGATCCGGGCGCAAATTATCAACTTACTGCTGGATTTACAGCGGGATATGGGGATTGCCTTCCTGTTTATCTCGCACGATATGGCGGTGGTAGAGCGTATCAGCCACCGCGTGGCGGTGATGTTTATGGGGCAGATCGTGGAGATTGGCCCGCGAAGGGCGGTGTTTGAGAACCCGCAGCACCCCTACACCCGCAAGCTTATTGCGGCGGTGCCGGTTGCCGATCCCGCGCACCGTCACGGCCAGCGCGTGCTGCTGCAGGATGAGATGCCGAGCAACATTCGTAAACGCGGCGAAGCCGTGGAGCGCGTCACGCTGCGTGAGGTTGGTCCGGGCCACTTCGTGGCTCCGCCGCGCCAGGACAATGCCTTCTCACGGTTATAA
- a CDS encoding formate C-acetyltransferase/glycerol dehydratase family glycyl radical enzyme — protein MTTLNLNTLSERIKAHKMALVHIVKPPVCTERAQHYTEMYQQHMDKPIPVRRALALAHHLAERTIWIKHDELIIGNQASEVRAAPIFPEYTVSWIEKEIDDLADRPGAGFAVSEENKRVLHEICPWWRGQTVQDRCYGMFTDEQKGLLETGIIKAEGNMTSGDAHLAVNFPLVLEKGLDGLRAKVDERRSRINLTVLEDLHGDQFLKAIDIVLEAVSLHIKRFADLAREMASTETRESRRDELLAMAENCDVIAHEPPKTFWQALQLCYFIQLILQIESNGHSVSFARMDQYLYPYYRRDVELDQSLDREHAIELLHSCWLKLLEVNKIRSGSHSKASAGSPLYQNVTIGGQKLVNGEPMDAVNPLSYAILESCGRLRSTQPNLSVRYHAGMSNDFLDACVQVIRCGFGMPAFNNDEIVIPEFIKLGVERDDAYDYAAIGCIETAVGGKWGYRCTGMSFINFARVMLAALEGGRDATSGKVFLPQEKALSAGNFDNFDEVMAAWDSQIRYYTRKSIEIEYVVDTMLEENVHDILCSALVDDCIERAKSIKQGGAKYDWVSGLQVGIANLGNSLAAVKKLVFEQGAIGQQQLAAALADDFDGLTHEQLRQRLINGAPKYGNDDDSVDMLLTRAYQTYIEELKQYHNPRYGRGPIGGNYYAGTSSISANVPFGAATMATPDGRKAHTPLAEGASPASGTDHLGPTAVIGSVGKLPTEAILGGVLLNQKLNPSTLENDSDRQKLMVLLRTFFEVHKGWHIQYNIVSRETLLEAKKHPDQYRDLVVRVAGYSAFFTALSPDAQDDIIARTEHTL, from the coding sequence ATGACCACCCTGAATCTCAACACCCTCAGCGAACGTATTAAAGCGCATAAAATGGCGCTGGTGCATATCGTCAAGCCGCCGGTCTGTACCGAGCGCGCGCAGCATTACACCGAAATGTACCAGCAGCACATGGACAAGCCGATCCCGGTGCGTCGCGCGCTGGCGCTGGCACATCACCTGGCGGAACGCACCATCTGGATCAAGCACGACGAGCTGATTATCGGCAACCAGGCAAGCGAAGTGCGCGCCGCGCCGATCTTCCCGGAATATACCGTCTCCTGGATTGAGAAAGAGATTGACGATCTGGCGGACCGTCCGGGTGCGGGCTTCGCGGTGAGCGAAGAGAACAAGCGTGTTCTGCATGAAATCTGCCCGTGGTGGCGCGGCCAGACGGTGCAGGACCGCTGCTACGGCATGTTCACCGACGAGCAGAAAGGCCTGCTGGAAACCGGCATCATCAAAGCCGAAGGCAACATGACCTCCGGCGACGCGCACCTGGCGGTAAACTTCCCGCTGGTGCTGGAGAAAGGTCTCGACGGCCTGCGCGCCAAAGTGGACGAGCGCCGCTCGCGCATCAACCTGACGGTGCTGGAAGACCTGCACGGCGATCAGTTCCTGAAGGCAATTGATATCGTGCTGGAAGCCGTCAGCCTGCACATCAAACGCTTCGCCGACCTGGCGCGTGAGATGGCGTCTACGGAAACCCGCGAAAGCCGCCGCGACGAGCTGCTGGCGATGGCGGAAAACTGCGACGTGATTGCCCACGAGCCGCCAAAAACCTTCTGGCAGGCGCTGCAGCTGTGCTACTTCATTCAGCTGATCCTGCAGATTGAGTCCAACGGCCACTCCGTCTCCTTCGCGCGTATGGACCAGTATCTCTATCCGTACTACCGCCGCGACGTGGAGCTGGACCAGAGCCTGGACCGCGAGCACGCCATCGAGCTGCTGCACAGCTGCTGGCTGAAGCTGCTGGAAGTGAACAAGATCCGCTCCGGCTCGCACTCCAAGGCCTCCGCCGGTAGCCCGCTGTACCAGAACGTCACCATTGGTGGTCAGAAGCTGGTTAACGGCGAGCCGATGGATGCGGTGAACCCGCTCTCTTACGCGATTCTGGAATCCTGCGGTCGCCTGCGCTCCACCCAGCCGAACCTGAGCGTGCGCTATCACGCGGGCATGAGCAACGACTTCCTCGACGCCTGCGTGCAGGTGATCCGCTGCGGCTTCGGGATGCCGGCATTTAACAACGATGAAATCGTGATCCCGGAATTTATCAAGCTTGGCGTGGAGCGCGACGATGCGTATGACTACGCGGCCATCGGCTGTATCGAAACCGCGGTGGGCGGCAAGTGGGGCTACCGCTGCACCGGCATGAGCTTTATCAACTTTGCCCGCGTCATGCTGGCGGCGCTGGAAGGCGGCCGCGACGCCACCAGCGGCAAGGTATTCCTGCCGCAGGAGAAAGCGCTCTCTGCCGGGAACTTCGACAATTTCGATGAGGTGATGGCGGCGTGGGACAGCCAGATCCGCTACTACACCCGCAAATCCATCGAGATCGAGTACGTGGTGGATACCATGCTGGAAGAGAACGTCCACGATATTCTCTGCTCGGCGCTGGTGGACGACTGCATCGAGCGCGCGAAAAGCATCAAGCAGGGCGGCGCGAAGTATGACTGGGTCTCCGGCCTGCAGGTGGGTATCGCCAACCTCGGCAACAGCCTGGCAGCGGTGAAAAAGCTGGTCTTTGAGCAGGGCGCTATCGGTCAGCAGCAGCTGGCGGCGGCGCTGGCGGATGATTTCGACGGGCTGACCCACGAGCAGCTGCGCCAGCGCCTGATCAACGGCGCGCCGAAGTACGGCAACGACGACGACAGCGTGGACATGCTGCTGACCCGAGCCTATCAGACCTACATTGAGGAGCTGAAGCAGTACCACAACCCGCGCTACGGCCGCGGCCCGATTGGCGGTAACTACTACGCAGGCACCTCTTCCATCTCCGCGAACGTGCCGTTTGGCGCGGCGACGATGGCGACGCCGGACGGACGTAAGGCGCATACCCCACTGGCGGAAGGGGCAAGCCCGGCCTCCGGTACGGACCACCTCGGCCCGACGGCGGTGATCGGCTCGGTCGGTAAACTACCTACCGAGGCGATCCTGGGCGGCGTGCTGCTTAACCAGAAGCTGAATCCGTCGACGCTGGAAAACGACAGCGACCGACAGAAGCTGATGGTACTGCTGCGTACCTTCTTCGAGGTGCACAAGGGCTGGCATATTCAGTACAACATTGTCTCCCGCGAAACGCTGCTGGAAGCGAAGAAGCACCCGGACCAGTACCGCGACCTGGTAGTGCGCGTGGCGGGTTACTCGGCGTTCTTCACCGCCCTGTCGCCGGATGCGCAGGACGATATTATCGCCCGTACTGAGCATACGCTGTAA
- the gsiB gene encoding glutathione ABC transporter substrate-binding protein GsiB has protein sequence MVTFVARRWLLAASVTAALAAAPAFAAKDVVVAVGSNFTTLDPYDANDTLSQAVAKSFYQGLFGLDREMKLKNVLAEGYTVSDDGLVYTIKLRSGVKFQDGTDFNAEAVKVNLDRASNPENSLKRYNLYKNIASTEVVDPATVKITLKEPFSAFINILAHPATAMISPAALKKYGKEIGFHPVGTGPYELLTWNQTDFVKVKKFAGYWQQGLPKLDTITWRPVVDNNTRAAMLQTGEAQFAFPIPYEQAAILQKNSKLELVASPSIMQRYISMNVTQKPFDNPKVREAINYAINRQALVKVAFAGYATPATGVLPPSIAYAQSYQPWPYDPAKARELLKEAGFPNGFSTTLWSSHNHSTAQKVLQFTQQQLAQVGIKAQVTAMDAGQRAAEVEGKGQKESGVRMFYTGWTASTGEADWALSPLFASQNWPPTLFNTAFYSNPQVDKDLADALKTTKPDEKARLYKDAQDIIWKESPWVPLVVEKLVSAHNKALTGFYIMPDTGFSFDDADLK, from the coding sequence ATGGTTACATTTGTAGCGCGTAGATGGTTGTTAGCCGCGAGCGTGACGGCAGCCCTGGCCGCTGCCCCCGCGTTCGCCGCCAAAGACGTGGTGGTTGCCGTCGGCTCCAACTTCACCACGCTCGATCCGTACGACGCCAACGACACGCTCTCCCAGGCGGTGGCGAAATCGTTCTATCAGGGGCTGTTTGGTCTCGACAGAGAGATGAAGCTGAAAAATGTGCTGGCGGAGGGGTACACCGTATCCGACGACGGGCTGGTCTATACCATCAAGCTCCGTTCCGGCGTGAAGTTCCAGGACGGGACTGATTTCAATGCGGAGGCGGTAAAGGTCAACCTCGACCGTGCCAGCAATCCTGAAAACAGCCTCAAGCGCTATAACCTGTATAAAAATATCGCCAGCACCGAGGTAGTCGACCCGGCAACGGTAAAAATCACCCTGAAAGAGCCATTCTCCGCGTTTATCAATATTCTGGCGCATCCGGCGACGGCGATGATCTCACCCGCCGCGCTGAAAAAGTACGGTAAAGAGATCGGCTTCCACCCGGTGGGAACCGGTCCGTACGAGCTGCTCACCTGGAACCAGACCGATTTTGTGAAGGTGAAAAAATTCGCGGGATACTGGCAGCAGGGTCTGCCGAAGCTGGACACCATCACCTGGCGTCCGGTGGTGGATAACAACACCCGCGCGGCAATGCTGCAAACCGGCGAGGCGCAGTTTGCCTTCCCCATCCCGTATGAGCAGGCCGCCATTCTGCAGAAAAACAGCAAGCTGGAGCTGGTTGCCAGCCCGTCTATCATGCAGCGCTACATCAGCATGAACGTCACGCAGAAGCCGTTCGATAACCCGAAGGTGCGTGAAGCCATCAACTATGCCATCAACCGTCAGGCGCTGGTGAAGGTCGCTTTTGCGGGTTATGCCACCCCGGCCACCGGCGTGCTACCGCCGTCTATTGCGTATGCGCAAAGCTATCAGCCGTGGCCGTACGATCCGGCCAAAGCGCGCGAGCTGCTGAAAGAGGCGGGTTTCCCGAACGGCTTCAGCACCACGCTGTGGTCGTCGCACAATCACAGCACCGCCCAGAAGGTGCTGCAGTTCACCCAGCAGCAGCTGGCGCAGGTCGGCATTAAGGCGCAGGTCACCGCGATGGATGCCGGGCAGCGTGCGGCAGAAGTGGAGGGGAAAGGGCAGAAAGAGAGCGGCGTGCGGATGTTCTACACCGGCTGGACGGCCTCGACCGGTGAAGCCGACTGGGCGCTGTCGCCGCTGTTCGCCTCGCAGAACTGGCCGCCAACCCTGTTCAACACCGCGTTTTACAGCAATCCGCAGGTGGACAAAGACCTGGCCGATGCCCTGAAAACCACCAAACCGGATGAGAAAGCCCGCCTCTACAAGGACGCGCAGGACATTATCTGGAAAGAGTCGCCGTGGGTACCGCTGGTGGTGGAGAAACTGGTCTCAGCCCATAACAAAGCGCTGACCGGGTTCTACATCATGCCGGACACCGGCTTTAGCTTTGACGATGCGGATTTAAAATAA
- a CDS encoding glycyl-radical enzyme activating protein gives MIFNIQRYSTHDGPGIRTVVFLKGCSLGCRWCQNPESRSRSRDVLFDARLCLEGCDLCQLAAPGCIERALNGLVIHREKLSEETLNALTDCCPTQALTVCGEEKQVDEIMATVLRDKPFYDRSGGGITLSGGEPFMNPELAHALFKASHEQGIHTAVETCLHVPWHYIEPSLPYVDLFLADLKHVDGAVFKQWTDGSAKRILDNLKRLAAAGKKITIRVPLIQGFNADEASITAITNFAADELGVDDIHFLPYHTLGMNKYTLLSQPYSAPDKPLDNPALLDFAQQYACQKGLTATLRG, from the coding sequence ATGATCTTCAATATTCAGCGTTACTCCACCCACGACGGCCCCGGTATTCGAACCGTAGTGTTCCTGAAAGGCTGCTCGCTGGGCTGTCGCTGGTGCCAGAACCCGGAAAGCCGCTCGCGCAGCCGGGACGTACTGTTTGACGCGCGCCTGTGTCTGGAAGGCTGCGACCTGTGTCAGCTGGCGGCACCGGGCTGTATCGAACGCGCGCTCAATGGCCTGGTCATCCACCGCGAAAAGCTGAGTGAAGAGACGCTTAATGCCCTCACCGACTGCTGTCCAACGCAGGCGCTTACCGTCTGCGGTGAAGAGAAGCAGGTGGACGAGATCATGGCCACCGTGTTGCGCGACAAACCTTTTTATGACCGCAGCGGCGGCGGGATCACCCTCTCCGGCGGCGAGCCGTTTATGAACCCGGAGCTGGCGCACGCCCTGTTCAAGGCCAGCCACGAACAGGGTATCCACACCGCCGTCGAAACCTGCCTTCACGTGCCGTGGCACTATATCGAGCCGTCATTACCGTACGTCGATCTGTTCCTTGCCGACCTTAAGCACGTCGATGGAGCGGTGTTCAAACAGTGGACCGACGGTTCGGCCAAACGGATCCTGGACAACCTGAAGCGCCTCGCCGCTGCCGGGAAAAAGATCACCATCCGCGTGCCGCTGATCCAGGGCTTTAACGCCGATGAAGCGTCCATCACAGCCATTACCAACTTCGCCGCCGACGAACTCGGCGTCGATGATATTCATTTTTTGCCGTATCACACGCTGGGCATGAACAAATACACCCTGCTCAGCCAACCCTACTCTGCCCCTGACAAACCGCTGGATAACCCTGCCCTGCTGGATTTCGCGCAGCAGTACGCCTGCCAGAAAGGGTTAACCGCGACCTTACGAGGATAA